The genomic region tatgaaaaaaacaattaaaaaatgggcataacaCCTGAATAGACATTCCCCCTAAGATGACACACAGACGGCCAATGGGCAGATAGAAAGATGCTCAACTGAGagaaacaaatcaaaaccacaacgaggttaacacctcacacctgtcagaatggctatcaacaAGAAGATCACAATAACAAATACTGGTGAGtaagtggagaaaagaaaaccctagTTCActgttcagagaaggcaatggcaccccactccagtactcttgcctggaaaatctcatggatggaggagcctggtagactgcagtccatggggtcactaagagtcggacacgactgagtgacctcccttttacttcactttcatgcattggagaaggaaatggcaacccactccagcgttcttgcctggagaatcccagggatggaggagcctggtgggcttctgtctatggggtcacacagagtcagacacgacttagcagcagcagttcactgttggcgggaatgtaaactggtgcagtcactggAAAACtgtagaggttcctcaaaaaactaaaaactgaactacattcctgggtatatatccaaagaaaacaaaaactctaatttgaaaaggtacatgcaccccaatgttcacagcagccctGCTTACAacagcaaagacatggaagcaatctaaatatccatcaacagatgactggataaagaagatgtgatgtgtatatacacagtggaatattactcggccataaagaatgaaattccGCCATGCTCAACAGCATGGAAGAACCTAGAGAGCATTATGCACagcgaaataagtcagagaaagacaaatactgattattattatatgcagaatacaaaaaatggaattaatgaatacaacaaaacagacttacagagCACACatactagtggttatcagtggagACTGGGaattggggaggggaaggggttgAGAGGTACAAACCATGTATTAAACAAGATATAGATGCatagtacagcacagggaatgttttcaatattttataacaactttaaatAGAATATAATCTATTAAAATACTGAAGCACTACATTGTACCCCTGAGACTGATGcggtaaatcaactgtacttcgaCTTTTTGAAAAAGCGATTTTCCCTTAATACAGCTCCTAAATTCAAACGAGCCTGAATTGGAATAGTGGAACTTGAGTATATGTCCAAGATTAAAGGAAATATAGATGTTTTTGGACTCAATGGGAGAAACACTAGCCTAACAGATTTTCAAGGGTTGTTTTGACTACAGCAAACTTCTGCCCCATTCACAGCCTTTATAACCTAATACACATTAAAGATCTTGCTTCCCTAAGATCACAGGAGCCTCAACCAGCCCAATTTTTTCCACCAACTGGTCTAGCTCCGAATCGAGGTAGTTTTTCCTTTAAACCATGGTTCTGGCCGCCTTTGCTTCTCCTCGAGTAGCATCGAGTCTTACACGGACGGACTGCGGGGTCTGATTCCGAGTCTACATCGGTTTTCCCCCGAGAGTGGCCAGTCGGTGAGAAGAGGGCTACCGACTAGTCAGTGGGCGTCCAGAAGCCGGAGGAGCATCCGCTCAACACGCCCAGCGCCCCCGCGAGAGTCTACCTTTCTAAGTCACTAACCCCCCGCGGCTCCCCGAAGCCCTCGGAAGGCAGCGGACTAGCGAACCTCTCACAGAGCCCGCCACGGCTCCGTCCAGCAGGCTCCCCGGCGCCTCTGTGGCTTTCCCGGCCCTGACGCCGCCGAGCGCTCCGGAGCCCGCTCCTACCAGACGCGGGAGCCGCGGCCGCCGAGCCTCCGGCCCACCCCGCGCGGGGCCCCAAGCCCGCTCGCTTTCAGCGCTTCCCTCAGAGGGCCTCCCCCGGGGGCTAGCTAGACCTTCCCGGACCTCCTCCTCCGAGGCCCCGCGCTGAGACCCACCGCCACGCGCGCGAGAGGTAAAGCGTGCTCACCTGGCCTGGCGGAGCAGACTCTCCGTCCCCGTCGCCAAcatcccgccgccgccgccgccgccgcggccctGAGGACGGGCCGCGCGCTCCTGCCGCGGGCGACTCGCGGAGCAGGGCCCGCAGCGACGCCGGCTTCCGGGCCGCGCAGCGTGCCGCCTCACGTGGGCTCGGCGCACGCCCCCGACCAATAGGCTTCGACACGGCGCCTCcgcccggggagggggcgggactGTGCGCGGGGGGCCTGCACGGCCTTCCGGCGCTTTACACGGCGGGTGCCGGGACCGCGGTCCCCGGAGCCGCCTCACCTCGGAGCCATGTCGCTTGGAGCCCCGGCGCGGCTCCGGCGCCGTTAGGAGCCTCAGCCCAGAGCCCCCGTTCCGGGTTCTGTCCCACAAACGCCGTCCGCTCCGTCGCCGGCAGGTCTTGTGTGCAGCGCGGCTGAAACTGCTGCGCACACCGCGGCCGTGGGCTGGGTCCGTGTCCAGAAGTTTGCAAGCAGCTCTTAGAAGTTCCTTTCTAAAATTCCCATTTCATTTTTGCATCTAATGTAGGCTGTACCTGCCgcttaagaaaaaaacaacttaacCCCCACCATAATCACAGTTTCTGGGTATCTCGTTTTACAGATAAGAgcaacaggctcagagagggaaggtCAAATTCTAGTAAATTCTGAAAGGTGTGCTGGCCACAGTATTTCCACCCTACAGACCTCGTGGGGACACAGGGCAGGTCCTCTGCGCAGTGACAGTCCAGCGTGATAAATGCTGTCACAGCCGAACCAGGAGGAGTACACTGTGAGGGCCGGGTGCCTCAGATGAGCCCCGAGGGTGTCAGGccaaggggtgggaggggaaggcagagggaagGTCCTGAAGGCACCATGAAGGCCTGCTTCCGGGGGCTTACATACTCCTGAGCGCAGCCTGCTGTCTGGCAGGAGAGAATggactgggtgtgtgtgtgtgtgtgtgtgtagaaagggCTGGTCCAGAGTCCATGtatgtgtgcgcgcgtgcacgtGCGTGCATGGGTGTGTAGAAGGGGCTGAtccagaggagggagggaaggagggaggcttCCTGAGCTAGGTAAGGACCACCCGAGGAGGAACAGGGAAAAACCCAAGGTACCAATAGCTTTCTCCTTTTAGGGTGGTGCCGTTCCCTTGGCCatggggcaggagaggatgaAGAGGATTGTGGAGTCATTCATTCATGGGACAAGCAATGCTGGTGTCCCTGCACTGTGCTTGGCAGCGTTTTAAGTTCTGGGAAACAGGGGAGGCTAAGGCCCTGTCCTCACGGAATTTACAGCCAGAAACATGGCTATCAAATACGTAACCATGTGCAGCTCAGTGGTGACAAAAGCCCTGGAGGGATGatgaagggaggagaggggagggtaaGGTTGGGTGTCTTTGGATAGGGCACGTCAGCAAGGCCTTGGAAGGGTGAGCGTTGGGGAAGACCCTGGATGGGGGAAAAAGGGGACGGCTCAGCGCTCATCAGGAACGGAACTGGGGAAGGGAGCCTGGTCACAGGCTGTCTCTCTGAAAGCCTGCCACGTACTGCACAGCAGCCGTCTGGCCTCTTACGAGGAGGGCTGTTACTGGAGGAGGTGGCTGACGCTAAAGAACAGCCTCAGGGCCCAAGGTCATACCTGTAGGAAGAGGAGGGATCCGAACTGGCCTCCGGACTCCCGGTCAGCTCGGAGCCACTCTGCCCGTTGCCTGATGAGGAGCGGCTGGCGAAGTGGGAGGACAGCCAGGGACACATGGGGTCCCAGAGGCTGCAGGATGCAGGGTTGAGTTCCAAGTGCCGCGGGGAGGCTGCGCGAGGTCAGCCTGACTCGGGGCACCTGGCGTCCATCTGCGGCTGGTCTGGAGATGGAAGGCAAGTCATTTCATTAGAAGATTCGACAAGGAACTGCAGCAAGGTGTGGGGGAacggagagggaggagggggagcagcTGCTCCTAAtgctggagggaagggaagagggtggAAGGGTCGCAGTCCGGGACGTGGCCGAGGGATCCGGCGGGGCTGATGCTGACCCGGGAGGAGGCCCGCAGCCTGGGACCACCAGGTGCTGTCCGCTGCTGTCGTCAGGACGCCTGCTGGAGCTGAAGAAAGCCTTCCAGGCATGCCCCCCACCTCACACACCCTGCATCAGGCTGCCCAACGTCGGGGAGCTGGCACAGCAGGGGTGGGCTGGCAGAGGCCCAGCCCTGGAACCACGAGACAGCACGGCAGGCTGGGTCTGCAGCTAGCAGACGGTGGTTCTGGTGGGAGTCTGCTGGTTCCCTCAGCCACGCGCACGGCTCGAGTCCAGGGCTGACTGCACTGGGGCGGATGTGCACTCACTTCTCATTGGTCCACACCCAGGGTCACAGGGGAGCTTAGCTTTCACTGGGAACTGTgtcctctctctccacacacatccAATTGAATTACCAAGGGTGATATTTGACTGTTTCTTACGAAAACGTTGCATTTGtgtaaaatgctattttaaggTCTTCATTGAAAACAAACCTTTTAAGAcctcaacagttaaaaaaaagatgctaatTAGCCAATGTAGCTCCCCAAACTTGCCACTCTCGCTCTTGCTTGCTATATGGCTGAACTCCCAACCTGTGATTAACCTGTTACTGTGGCATTAAGGCTTCACTGATCCTCCCTCTGGAACGGTGGTGGAGttccagaaggaggaggagaggtgcTGGAAGCTCAGTTAGCATCGCAGGCCACTGCGCGATCTGAAAGGCACGTGAGTCACAAACACTGGACGGATCAGTGACGAACCTTCATCAGACCCTGGTCAGAGGCAGCCTGCAGCGCTGACGCCTGAGCGCCCCCTTCTGGTGATCTGTCAATCTGGCAGCACCACGAGAAAGCATctacttgttggaaaagaccctgatgctcagaaagatggaaggaacaaggagaagggggcaacagaggataagatggttggatggcatcaccgactctatggacatgagtgtgaccaagctccgggagttggtgatggacagggaagcctggggtgctgcagcccgtggggttgcaaagagttagacacaacagagcgactgaacagTGAAAGAGCAGGTGGCGACTCCCCGCAGCTGAGAGGGGGAGCTGAGTGTCCAGGGCACCtgcctctctgtctgtctgtccctcagCAGTGCTCACAAGACCACGCGGAGCCTGATGTTGtttctttaatatataattttatttctggttaTAGAAACAAATGCTAAGAGGAGAGACAAAACTTCCCCGTCCACATACAACAATTTAATAGATAAAAGaacagttaaatgaaaaaaaaaaaggtagaaattttaaaactttgttatagttttaaaacattaacGGCTGGTACAATTAGAAATCACATTCAGatctcaaacattttttaaaaaaaagtatggctccttattaaaaaaaaaatactgtatcccatttgaaatgaaaatgcaggCCGGCCTAGCTGAGGTGAGCCCTCCCtacttgcccccccccccccccccgccctgcccAGGTGTCGGGGTGTGTGTCCCTGCTGGGTGCCCCAGAGGCCAGAACCCACATGCAGATGGTGAAACACGGCCACGCGACGTGACTTCAGCCTCCCACCCAACACACCACGGAGCCTAAGTCCCACTCTACAGGATACTGCCACTTTTTAAAAGCACTGATGATTAAACGTATTGTGGAAAAAACTTTAGACGgccaccatgaaaaaaaaaaagaagcacacaGACACGCCCCCTAACAACACCCGCCCCCGCTAAAGGATCTTTACAGGCTAATTGtcaggtaagaaaaaaaatccgTGCTGGGTTTATCCCTTGCCCACGTGCACCAAGCTGCCCGGGATCTGGGTCTGAATATAAGCAAGAATCAAGGACACACTTTCGTCTCTCCTCCCTGTCCCTGTCctaaagcagaaatgaaacaGGGTCAGTCCCCCTTGACCAGGTACCCAGAAAGCCCATCCTGGAAGGAAGCTGGGAGAGGCCAGACTTAagaatgtttgatttttaaatcctATTTTTACTTACTAAAACTATTTTTGGCCAACTTAAGTCAGAAATTTAGAGGCTAAGATCTTAAGAAGCCACAGGCGTAGTTCCATAGCCTTTTGGCCAGTTAACTTCATGCACAAGAAATCCATTTCAGGTTCACAGGCCTCATTCCAGCTCAGCCAATGTGCTCAGAATCTGAGGACAGCTCACAGCATTCTTTGGGGGTCACGGCAACAGCTTGAGAGGGGCCAGTCTTATCACTGCAGCTAAGAaagtaagtgagtgagtgaaagttgctcagtcatgtccaactttgttaccccgtggactatacagtccatggacttctccaggccagaatactggagtgggtagcctttcccttctccaggggaccttcccaacccagggattgaacccaggtctcctgcattgcaggcagattctttaccagctgagccaccagcaacTAAGACAAACCTTCACATAAGCAGCATGGAATCTTTAGTGAGTGGGACCACCAAGATGTTAGCCCAGGGGGTTCACAGTGCTAAACAGCCACATCCCTCTTGGGTCTGGACTCCCCTGCACTTTTCACTGTTTCTCATGCAGAGTGAACCACCAATAAATATTTGGATGAGTCCAATGAGCCACGGATTGCAGAAAAAGGATCTCAAACAAAGAATAATGACCTCGAATTCTTCCAATTCTGACTCTTAAGATAACGCAAGAGAGTTATCTGGGGCAAGAGAGTGAGAGTAGCTTGAAGACCTCTTGTCTCCCTTGGAAGCAAAAGGGTGATGGAGGGTGTAACCTGAAGACCCCCAGCTCgtcggggctgggggcgggggcgaggGGTCCCATGCAGCCAGTGTTCAGCCCATTAACCAAAGTAGAGAAGCCTGTCTGCTGCCgctccccgcctccccctccTGAATTTGTCTTCTCAGGACCTGAACCCAGTTGCTTCCCGCATGACAAGCAGGTCCAAGGAATGAATGAAATCCTCTGAGCGAGGTTCctccttggagaaaaagaaagatgcctAAAATCAAAGTGCCTGCAGCCCTCAGTCTTCCCTAGAATActgagagggagaggaaaagacGCTGCACACCCCGAGGCTCGCCTACGTGAGATCTCCAGCTCAGGGCCGTGTGAAGCCAGGAGCACAGACGTCCCTCCTGGTCAGCGCTGAGCCTGCAGGAGGGCTCCTGTCACCCGGCGGTGGGCGGGGTCACTGGGCGGGGCCAGGCCTgcagctgggggcggggccaggcctGCAGCTGGGGGGTGGGGCCAGGCCTGCAGCTGGGAGCCAGGGCAGGGCAAGTTTTGCAGACAATCAGACCTCAAGGCGGCTGCTGGGACATTCACTCAGACATGATGGGGACAGAGGGGGGGTCTTGTCAAACCCAGAGACATGAATCCTTCCAACCTCTTTCCTCTGCTGAGTCTCCTATGTCCCTGgggatgagggcaggaggggatgaCCCCGTGGCTGGGGGCAGAGCGGAGCCTCAGCCTGAGCCCAGTGTACAGGCTTTCCACAGGGATGCCCCGATAGCCTGGCGGTGCTGGTGGGGGGGGACGGCAAGTGACCGTTCTCAGCAGAAGAGCAAAACTACTTTCCCTGAACACACTCAGCCAACGGGCCCGCTTTCTATTTCCATTCAGAGCAGACGCTCGTGGTGTGTGTCAAACACAGCATGCTGAAGGGCGGCTGTGACTCCGGGTGGGCCCCTCACAGTCGGATGAGGCCACCCCAGGGGCTGCGTGGTGATGGATGGCCCAGACTGGCCCTCGGACCCAGGGGGGAGCAGCTTCTGGGGGTGAGAGAAAAGGCAAGAGGTTGGGGCCCCAGCAGGAAGGGCGGGTCCACACGATGCAATcaggcctggaggaggggacgAGTGAGATGAGAGTTCATGAAACACGTGAGAGCAGCCTGAGGACCATGGACAGAAGCCACTGCTCCTACCCGCTCCCCCCAGAGAGCCCCCCTCCTTCTGGGGTCCATCCCCGCCTCGTAGCAGCACGTGTGAATAACATAAATGAAGCGTGGTAAGTCACCTTGCTTCTGGGCAGAGGTATCCCCAAGGGCAGCCTCCAGCAGCTGGCCGCAAGGGTGAGGCTCCCACTggcacccgccccccaccccggggcctGTCTAGCAGCTCCATCCATTCCTACTTGCAGCGCCTCACCATCATTTTTGGTAACTTATTCTAGAACAGGCAGCGCGCTGCTTAGCTGGCACTGAAGCCATGGGGGGCAGCCGTGAGCTTGATGGCGCCCGAAGTCAGTTCCCGGGGGCACGGCTGTCCCCAACCCAGACAAAGCCATCTCGGGGCAAAGCAGAACCTGGGGCTTGGGAAGAAGACAGCTCCTTCTCCACCTCAACTGCCCCAGTCTAACCCCTAAAGGATTCGCGCAAAGGACCCTCTTCTCTAACACGCACTCACGTTCAGTCTTGTCTTTGcctccaaaaagaaagaaactgaccaaagaaaaaaagccaaaaaattcTTTCTCCTCCTGAATTTCAAGGGGCCAGTGAAGGAGTTTCTGTCTAGAGACCTCGGGACGTGCCCCGTGAGCCGGGCGGCTCACTCTGACAGTCCACGCAGACCTTTCTTTAGGGGAAGTGAGAGCGCCAGCTGAACAAGGCCTGCTGTGACCTAAACCAATCTCCCTCCAGGCCCAGCGGGGTCTGGGTAAGCAGCCAGCAGCCTGGCGGCCCCACCAAGCCCACCTCCTCCCGCCTGAGAATCACCAGTGCATGTTCATTAGCAGCTCAGACGTCCACTTTTCACCTTCTCCATTTGGCTTAATTCTGAAGTAGAAAAAACCACCTCTCACAAACAGCACACTGCCAACGTGAGCCACCCAGGCGGCAGAGAGAGACTGCAGGCCCCCTGCAGCGAGGGAGGAGGAAGTGACGGCGTCCGGCCCGGGTGGGCCCCCTAGTGCGACCCCGACCTCATAAGGGATCCCGGGGTTGGGGGGAGGACCTGGACCACTGGCTCCGCACTCGACAGTGCCAGGCGACCCGGAGCTTCACGTAGAGAAGCAGGTGGCGGACCAGGGACACTCACCGAGCCGGTGACACTGGCCGGAGGGGAGGGCGCTCAGAGGGGTAAGGGCAGGGATTTCTGGGACTCCCCGCCGTGCAGAGCGGTGTCCTCCCATGTCTGGCGCTGGTAAAGGTGATGACTCGTGGAGCGCAGCCGGACAGGCGGGCCTGGTACCCGGATGGAGAGTGAGCTGCTGTGATGACAGGGCCCGAGCCGCCCACCCAGCTGACCCTCTGCAGAGTCCAGCCCCTGTGTGGCCCGAGGTGGCCATGGCCCCAGCGTCAGGCCAGGTTGACTTTCCAGCCTCGGGTGGGTCGGTTCAACGTGCCACAACCCAGGTGTGTGGAAGGCCACAGCTGCCGGATCTCCTGGCCTCTCTGGCTCCTGCCGACACGTGTGTTGGGGGCGGGCGGGTGTGGACCCACGGCCTGGGGGACTCTGTGGAGACCAGGGACCTTTCCAGCTACAGCAGCATCTTCCCTGGGGAGCTGCCCACTCCTGACCTCCTGGTCTCAGAACAAGTGCTGGCGGGTGCCACGGGCCATCTGGGGAGATGACCAAGAGCTCACCCAGAGGCTCACCAGGAACCTGGAGTGGCTGGTCCCCTGGACCTGGCCCCACAGGGTCCCTTCTGCCCAGAAGGAGCTAGAAAGGCACATGCTCGCCACGTGGCAGAATGTCCCTGAGGACACCCCGTCCAGACTCCCTCCCAGTTCCAGCCACGCACACCTCCCCCCGCCACTCCTTTCTCCCTGAACCACTGCCAGGATAAAAGAGTGAGGGTGTCAAAGGTAACGCACAGAAACCAAAATGCCTCGCAGTCAGGAGAACAGAGTATAGGGCCAGACTGGTCGGGCCAGGCGGAGGGGCCAGAGCTGGGCGTGTCCTCCGGCCGGCAGGCCTGGCGTCTGTCTCCGGGGGAGGCGAGCTGTGGCGCAGAGGACGGTCTGTGAGCGAGCAGGCCCAGGGCTCAGCAGTGACGGAAGAGAAAGAGACGAcggccccccagccctgcccaggaccTGCGGGGCCAGCCAGGCGATGCCGGAGGCCTGTCTCGATCCGCTGACTCTCATGCTCCGCACTCACCCCAGACAGGAAGCCACAGAGAACGCCGGGGTGGCAGAGCCGGTTCTGGTCAGTAACGGCAGGCAGGCTGTCGGGCAGTAGAGACCCTGGCAGCTGCTGAGGAGGCTGGGTGGGCAGCCGAGGGGCCCCCGGACGTCAGAGCTACCGGGAAACGGGGCCACTTGGCATGACTGTCCTCCCGTGGGGGTGGccatctccttctgcccccagcaAGCTGGTGTGGCCGGGACGAGGGCAGACACTGCAGGCAGACCTCTCATCCAAACAGCTCCCTGCCCTGAGCTCCAGTCCGGGAGGCCGTCGGTCTTCCTTGAAGTTAGCAGACGAAACGGCAAGAGTTCACTCTCTGTGGGGATGGGGACCGATGCCGGGAAGACCCACACCTTCCCAGCTGTTGAACCGTCTACGGGTGGAAACCGCAGGAACGGGCGATCCCTTCTGCGTCTGTCTCAGGCCGTTGGTGAAGCCTCAATTCCGCCTTTCAACAAAACCGGAATCACATGGGGCCCAAAGCCAGACCGGACCCGTCCCCTCCGTCCAGTTAATGCTGACACTTTCGGTGTCACTTTAGAAGCAGCAGAGACAGGGACAGTCTGACAGCTGGCGGCTCTGCGTCTCTCTCGCCCGGGTCTAGTTGCTTACAGACAGGGCTGGCGCCCCCGGCCTGTGCTTCTGTCCCGTCTGGGGGTGAAGGCCGCTCCAGGAGCCTGGCTTCTGTGTGGGGCCGGGCTGCCTGGACACATTCCCGGAGACGCTGGGCTGCGACCTTCTCCCCACGCTCTTGGCGAAAGGCTTGGGAAGAAAAGGTGGTGCTGGGGGGGGGAGAAGGAAACGAAGACAAAGAATTCCAGAATCGTACAATCAGCTGTCTGAACGcatttatgtgtttttgtttgaaaCCAGAGCAGGGGCAGGAGAGAGGTGCAGGAGGACGAGTGTCTGGGTGCAGGCGGATGGAGGCATCCTGCCCGCCCAAGCTCGGCCCGTCTCAGTCCCAGGGGCGGCGGGGTCAGCCGCCCCGCTCCGCCCCGGAGCTCCGTCTGGCGTGTGTCCCACTCCACCTCCACGCCGCGATGTCACTCCCCGGTCCCGGGGCCCTGCGCGCCGGCGGCTGCCATCACGCCAGCCTGTGCAGTCACAGTCCCCATGGGCTCCTCCACTCGGGACCTCTTGACCTCGGGCTCCCCGGTGggcgaggcggcggcggcggtgggggGCGCTGTGCTGGTGGCCGCCGGCTCCTCGGGCCCCACCTCACACACGCGTGTGACCACCACTGGCGTGGACGAGCTGGCCTGGGCCGCAAGGAGCTGCAGAGGGCTGGTGAGGGctagggtggagagagagagagtcacgCTGCGGAGCTGGGCGGGCCGGCGCTGCCACGCCAGGGCGGGCAGGGAGAGGCGGGTGGCCCGCTCCCCGCACGCCTGGCGCCTCCGGTATGGCCGGCGGGCAGCTCCCGGGGAGAGCCCCTCCCGGCCCCCACCACGCGGGGCCTCCAACCCTGTCCCCGCTCTTTCAGCTGCTTCCGTGCCAGGATCCCTCTAGACACCGTGACGGCTCCCACATCACCCCAGCGGGTCGGGCCCTGCGCCTCGGAGCGCCTTCCCGTCCCTCGGACTCTGCTCCGGCACGGTGCTTCGGCTGCTTCCGTGCCAGGATCCCTCTGGACACCGTGACGGCGCCCACATCACCCCAGTGGGTCGGGCCCTGCGCCTCGGAGCGCCCCCGCCTCCTGCACGGCGCCGAGCGCCTTCCCGTCCCTCAGACTCTGCTCCGGCACGGTGCTCCCTCGGGGCTGCCTTGGCTTCAAATCCCAGCCCGGACCCAGAGTGAGTGCTCAGGACACTGGCCGGAGGAACTGGGGGGACACGCTTGCTGCGCTGACCCTGGCCAGGCTGGCGCTCAGGGCCGAGGGGGGCAGAGAGGGGGCCGCCCCAGGCGGGGCCTCACCGTAAGCATTGCTGGCGAGGCTGCTGGTGGGGACGGCGTGCTTGCCGTTCTGAGTGACGGCGCGGATCGGGAGGTGGTGCTGCCCCAGGGTCACTGGCGTGGCTGGCTGCAGGATGGCGACCGTGTGTCCCGGGACCCCTGGGGCCATCTGGCTGGCCACCGTCTGGATCACCCGGCTGGCGGCGGGGATGGTGGCGAGTGCAATGGTTGGCTTCTCTTCCAGGCCTGTGGGGGCGGCGCGCATCAGAGCCATGGTCACGACCCCGCGGGGGTGCCCCCAGGGGATGGGGGGCCAAGGTCCCAAAGCCAGGACACTGGGCAAAGACCTGGGTTCTCAGCAGGAAACCCCCACTGATGGAATGTTATGAAACAAGAGAAATACAAGCCATAGGATTCCAGGTAGAAATTGAAATACTGTATACTTTGACCAAAGCAAGTTTAATCTGAGAAAGCAAGCATATTGTTTGGAATGAAACGACTTGCACCTGGAGCTATAACCTAGCTTTCTCTCACCAAAATGTCATCATTAAGGCAGGATCAGGAGGGACGTCACTGCTGGGATGAGCCGCCCGCCGTCCCTAAGACACTGCTTGATTTAGTGTTGGCTCCAGGGCCTCTGACAGCACTGCTCGTGTTCCCAACAGTCACTGCGTTAATCCCCTGGGACCCTGACTTCTAACTCAGGACTCCGTGACTATCACTCTGAAGGACATCTAAGGAGCCCTCACTGGGGGGCTCCAGTCTGAGGCCCCACACCTAGTCCAGGGGCGCCCAGCACCCCAGATGCTGCTTGCGGGGAGTGGCATTTCAAAAGATGATCAGTGCTGCTTCATAGGAACGTTCCCCCCCCGGAAAACAGGGGAAGGGACGAGAGGCGGCCCCACAGAGACACCCTGCCTGAGATGGCCTGAGCCCCACGGCCCAGGCTGATGACTCCACCTTCTGAAGACCCACGAGACCCAGATGCGACCCCGCCAAGGTGACCGTACGGGCAGCTCACCTCTCGCCTCACCGCCCAGGTCCAGCACAGCCGTGCCCGCCGCCTCGTGGGCGCCCCCCGCTGCGGCCTGGCTGGCGAGAATGTATCCGTTGGCGGAGTTGGCGGAGGTGGTGACCACCCTGAGCATGGTGACCGGGGGCGCCTGCTGCACCACATGGATGGCGTGGCCCGAGGGCTGCTGGGCCGTCACGATGGACGCCGGCATGTAGGCGACGGGCTTGGCCACCAAGCTGGGCGGCCGGGGCGGCACGGCCATGATCACCGGCTGGGCGCTGACTGGAGAGCCTGTAGAGGAGGGGCCGGGTCAGCAGGGCCCTGCACGCGCCCTGCTGGGGGGCTCGCGGCTCTGAGTCCTGGGGCATCAGGCAAGAGGGCGAGGCCGGGCTTACCGGGTGCGCTCTGGGAATAGCGGTACTCGGGAACAGAAGCTAACTTGGCCCCAAAGTCAGGGTCATGTGGAATGGGCGAGCCCTCCCGGGACAGGCACTCTGGAGTCTGCAGGCCACTGGAACGTGGGGACATCAGCCCGGGGTGGG from Odocoileus virginianus isolate 20LAN1187 ecotype Illinois chromosome 33, Ovbor_1.2, whole genome shotgun sequence harbors:
- the FOXK1 gene encoding forkhead box protein K1 isoform X3, with the protein product MVAAVSLTVPCKTHSHKRCTFRFPSTAIKIQFTSLYHQEEAPASPLRPLYPQISPLKIHIPEPDLRSLVSPIPSPTGTISVPNSCPASPRGAGSSSYRSVQNVTSDLQLAAEYAARAAEQQADTSGGDSPKVSALGVPAGARQAQDESKPPYSYAQLIVQAISSAQDRQLTLSGIYAHITKHYPYYRTADKGWQNSIRHNLSLNRYFIKVPRSQEEPGKGSFWRIDPASETKLVEQAFRKRRQRGVSCFRTPFGPLSSRSAPASPTHPGLMSPRSSGLQTPECLSREGSPIPHDPDFGAKLASVPEYRYSQSAPGSPVSAQPVIMAVPPRPPSLVAKPVAYMPASIVTAQQPSGHAIHVVQQAPPVTMLRVVTTSANSANGYILASQAAAGGAHEAAGTAVLDLGGEARGLEEKPTIALATIPAASRVIQTVASQMAPGVPGHTVAILQPATPVTLGQHHLPIRAVTQNGKHAVPTSSLASNAYALTSPLQLLAAQASSSTPVVVTRVCEVGPEEPAATSTAPPTAAAASPTGEPEVKRSRVEEPMGTVTAQAGVMAAAGAQGPGTGE